The proteins below come from a single Stutzerimonas stutzeri RCH2 genomic window:
- the flhB gene encoding flagellar type III secretion system protein FlhB, giving the protein MSEQNSSQEKTEEASEQKLKKSRDDGQVTRSKDVATTVSLLATLLLLKLSAGVFLDGMQQSFSYSYINFQQSEIGIDDVQVILLHNLLVFVSVLLPLLLTPILVIAFALVPGGWVFASKNFAPNFGKLNPITGLGRMVGAQNWSELAKSLLKISALLGIAGWQLYYAAPRLIALQRTDIFNAIGGAFSLTFDLAFSLLLVFVLFSFIDIPLQRFFFLKKMRMTKQERKEEHKNQEGRPEVKARIKQLQRQLAQRQITKVIKEADVVIVNPTHYAVALKYDPKKAETPFVIARGVDEMALYIRKMAQANALEVIELPPLARAIYYSTQVNQQIPAPLYTAVAHVLTYILQLKAWKQGRRQGKPALASNIHIPEELFNRARS; this is encoded by the coding sequence ATGTCTGAGCAGAACAGCAGCCAGGAAAAGACCGAAGAGGCCTCCGAGCAGAAACTCAAGAAGAGTCGCGACGATGGCCAGGTCACCCGCTCCAAGGACGTTGCCACCACCGTGTCGCTGCTTGCCACGCTGCTGCTGCTCAAGCTCAGCGCCGGGGTGTTCCTCGACGGCATGCAGCAGAGCTTCAGCTACTCCTATATCAACTTCCAGCAGAGCGAGATCGGCATCGATGACGTGCAGGTGATTCTGCTGCACAACCTGCTGGTGTTCGTCAGCGTGCTGCTGCCGCTGCTGCTGACGCCGATCCTGGTCATCGCCTTTGCCCTGGTGCCGGGCGGCTGGGTATTCGCCTCGAAGAATTTCGCGCCGAACTTCGGCAAGCTCAACCCCATCACCGGCCTGGGACGGATGGTCGGTGCGCAGAACTGGAGCGAGCTGGCCAAGTCGCTGCTGAAGATCTCCGCGCTGCTCGGCATCGCCGGCTGGCAGCTGTACTACGCGGCGCCACGGCTGATCGCACTGCAGCGCACGGACATCTTCAACGCCATCGGTGGCGCCTTCTCGCTGACCTTCGATCTGGCGTTTTCGCTGCTGCTGGTGTTCGTCCTGTTCTCCTTCATCGACATCCCGCTGCAGCGCTTCTTCTTCCTGAAGAAGATGCGCATGACCAAGCAGGAGCGCAAGGAAGAGCACAAGAACCAGGAAGGCCGCCCCGAGGTGAAGGCACGCATCAAGCAGCTGCAACGCCAGCTCGCGCAGCGGCAGATCACCAAGGTGATCAAGGAGGCCGATGTGGTGATCGTCAACCCGACCCACTATGCCGTGGCGCTCAAGTACGACCCGAAGAAGGCCGAAACGCCCTTCGTCATCGCCCGCGGCGTCGACGAGATGGCGCTGTACATCCGCAAGATGGCCCAGGCCAATGCGCTGGAAGTGATCGAGCTGCCGCCGTTGGCCCGCGCGATCTACTACAGCACCCAGGTCAACCAGCAGATTCCGGCACCGCTCTATACCGCCGTGGCCCACGTGCTGACCTACATCCTCCAGCTCAAGGCCTGGAAACAGGGCCGTCGCCAGGGCAAACCGGCGCTGGCCAGCAACATCCACATCCCCGAAGAATTGTTCAACCGAGCACGCTCATGA
- a CDS encoding flagellar biosynthetic protein FliQ, giving the protein MLTPDTAVHIVSNAIHVIVLVVCVLIVPSLLGGLLISIFQAATQINEQMLSFLPRLLITLGMLVFAGHWILRTLSDLFIETFQQAGRLVG; this is encoded by the coding sequence ATGCTAACTCCCGACACTGCCGTCCATATCGTCTCCAACGCCATCCACGTGATCGTCCTGGTGGTTTGCGTACTGATCGTCCCGAGCCTGCTCGGCGGCCTCCTGATCAGCATTTTCCAGGCCGCCACCCAGATCAACGAACAGATGCTGAGCTTCCTCCCGCGCCTGCTGATCACCCTCGGCATGCTGGTGTTCGCCGGGCACTGGATCCTGCGCACGCTGAGCGACCTGTTCATCGAAACCTTCCAGCAGGCGGGTCGCCTGGTCGGCTGA
- a CDS encoding flagellar biosynthetic protein FliR — MHAGQYLQSLLAYWWPFCRIMAVFSLAPMFNHKAISVRVRILLALALTLVLGLALLLVFTVFTLIGDVVSTQLGLSMAVFNDPMNGVSSASIIYQLYFILLALLFFAVDGHLVTVSIIYQSFVYWPIGSGLFYDGLQTIAWSMAWVISAALLIALPIVFCMTLVQFCFGLLNRISPAMNLFSLGFPMAILAGLSLIYLTLPNFAEAYLHLTRDLLDKIGVLLRSSGHV, encoded by the coding sequence ATGCACGCCGGCCAATACCTGCAATCGCTGCTCGCCTACTGGTGGCCGTTCTGCCGGATCATGGCCGTGTTCAGCCTGGCGCCGATGTTCAATCACAAGGCGATCAGCGTACGCGTGCGCATCCTCCTGGCATTGGCGCTGACCCTGGTGCTGGGCCTGGCGCTGCTGCTGGTGTTCACCGTGTTCACCCTGATCGGTGACGTGGTCTCGACTCAGCTCGGCCTGTCCATGGCGGTATTCAACGACCCCATGAACGGCGTCTCCTCGGCCTCGATCATCTACCAGCTGTACTTCATCCTGCTGGCGCTGCTGTTCTTCGCCGTCGACGGGCATCTGGTCACGGTAAGCATCATCTACCAGAGCTTCGTCTACTGGCCGATCGGCAGCGGGCTGTTCTACGACGGCCTGCAGACTATCGCCTGGTCGATGGCCTGGGTGATCTCGGCGGCGTTGCTGATCGCGCTGCCGATCGTCTTCTGCATGACCCTGGTGCAGTTCTGCTTCGGCCTGCTGAATCGCATCTCGCCGGCGATGAACCTCTTCTCGCTGGGCTTTCCCATGGCGATCCTGGCCGGGCTGTCGCTGATCTACCTGACCCTGCCAAACTTCGCCGAGGCCTACCTGCACCTGACCCGCGACCTGCTGGACAAGATCGGCGTACTGCTCAGGAGCAGCGGCCATGTCTGA
- a CDS encoding FliM/FliN family flagellar motor switch protein has protein sequence MTGNSKVHHGVPAQSLTVLKPQKLGRHHHKIPQYIKESTNKNPRLIGDYFLRNYRINLELNKIDVQEERSEEPDGIYRSAMGKVGFSIDRALLTEALECYYGGTVVASQDTPPISTSEQRMRNRLGMDITDIFARSILSGETFGKLDSYRNDYEETSWEYVAEYEYISHITGSRSSIYIYLDTDLVDELTSRLAGPAPARLPGNPIDHIKHLPVRLDCVVAAAQMPLAQVLALQLDDILMLRPLDRYEVRINQQKLYRGTIFEEDGALFLTSLESVNPQ, from the coding sequence ATGACTGGCAATTCAAAAGTCCACCATGGCGTGCCCGCCCAAAGCCTGACTGTATTGAAACCGCAGAAGCTGGGACGGCATCACCACAAGATTCCGCAGTACATAAAGGAAAGCACCAACAAGAACCCGCGCCTGATCGGCGACTACTTCCTGCGCAACTACCGGATCAACCTCGAGCTGAACAAGATCGATGTTCAGGAAGAGCGCAGCGAAGAGCCGGACGGCATTTATCGCTCGGCCATGGGCAAAGTTGGTTTTTCAATTGATCGCGCACTGCTTACAGAAGCCCTGGAGTGTTATTACGGCGGCACCGTAGTAGCCAGTCAGGACACCCCACCGATCAGTACGTCCGAGCAACGGATGCGCAATCGTCTGGGCATGGACATCACCGATATATTTGCGCGCTCGATATTGTCCGGCGAGACATTCGGCAAACTCGACAGTTATCGCAATGACTACGAGGAAACCAGCTGGGAATATGTGGCCGAGTACGAGTACATCAGCCATATCACCGGTAGCCGCTCCTCGATCTACATCTATCTGGATACCGACCTGGTCGACGAACTGACCAGCCGTCTCGCCGGCCCGGCCCCGGCGCGCTTGCCCGGCAACCCCATCGATCACATCAAGCATCTGCCGGTGCGCCTCGACTGCGTGGTCGCGGCGGCGCAGATGCCGCTGGCGCAGGTACTCGCGCTGCAGCTCGACGACATCCTGATGCTGCGCCCGCTGGACCGCTACGAAGTGCGCATCAACCAGCAGAAGCTCTATCGCGGCACCATCTTCGAAGAGGACGGGGCCCTGTTCCTTACTTCACTTGAAAGCGTGAACCCCCAATGA
- a CDS encoding sigma-54-dependent transcriptional regulator, with the protein MNYSCDELFDELPAKKIAIIGSAHEAACDFLQVGLRRQGCKVERYDDLDGLVKAAIDQFSLIFVVVGSLPARSLYAQVEALTRRARNVSVIPVVEYADQEKAAALLEIGCVDYLLSPFSEAQLAALLRRQVCAETAQESFVSCSQAGRRLLAMAQRVSLTRAPILITGETGTGKELMARYIHRFSASPDAPFIAVNCAAIPEQMLESILFGHEKGAFTGAVSAQPGKFELANGGTLLLDEIGELPLGLQAKLLRVLQEQRVERLGGRREIELNVRIIAATNRDLQQEVAEGRFRADLMFRLDVLPLHISPLRERKEDVLPLARRFIGKYAPQEAHDELLTEDACRALLQHDWPGNARELENTVQRALVLRNGLFIQPQDLGLAAPAAASVRVEKPLTLAAENGKAALRASGKWAEYQHVIDTIRRFDGHKTKAAASLGMTSRALRYRLNAMREQGIELNF; encoded by the coding sequence ATGAATTACTCATGCGACGAGCTATTCGATGAATTGCCGGCGAAGAAGATCGCCATCATCGGAAGTGCCCATGAGGCGGCTTGCGATTTTCTCCAGGTTGGCTTGCGCCGGCAGGGCTGCAAAGTTGAGCGCTACGACGATCTGGATGGACTGGTTAAAGCCGCGATCGATCAGTTCTCCCTGATATTCGTTGTGGTCGGAAGTTTGCCGGCGCGCTCCTTATATGCACAGGTGGAGGCGCTGACACGTCGGGCACGCAATGTAAGTGTCATCCCGGTGGTTGAATACGCCGATCAGGAAAAGGCGGCAGCGCTGCTCGAGATCGGTTGCGTCGATTACTTGCTGTCGCCTTTCAGTGAAGCCCAGTTGGCTGCATTGCTGCGCCGCCAGGTCTGCGCCGAGACCGCCCAGGAAAGCTTCGTCTCCTGTTCCCAGGCCGGCCGCCGGCTGCTGGCCATGGCTCAGCGCGTTTCGCTGACTCGCGCGCCGATCCTCATCACTGGCGAGACCGGTACCGGCAAGGAGCTGATGGCGCGCTACATCCATCGCTTCTCCGCCAGTCCGGATGCTCCGTTCATTGCGGTCAACTGCGCGGCAATTCCCGAGCAGATGCTCGAATCCATTCTCTTCGGTCATGAAAAGGGCGCCTTCACCGGTGCGGTGAGTGCCCAGCCCGGCAAGTTCGAGCTGGCCAACGGCGGCACCCTGCTGCTCGACGAGATCGGCGAGCTGCCGCTGGGGCTGCAGGCCAAGCTGCTGCGGGTGCTGCAGGAGCAGCGTGTGGAGCGTCTGGGTGGCCGGCGCGAGATCGAGCTGAACGTGCGCATCATCGCCGCGACCAACCGCGATCTGCAGCAGGAGGTGGCCGAGGGCCGCTTCCGTGCCGACCTGATGTTCCGCCTCGACGTGCTGCCGCTGCACATCAGCCCGCTGCGCGAACGCAAGGAAGATGTGTTGCCGCTGGCGCGCCGCTTCATCGGCAAGTACGCGCCGCAGGAGGCCCATGATGAGCTGCTCACCGAGGATGCCTGCCGCGCGCTGCTGCAGCACGACTGGCCGGGCAATGCCCGTGAGCTGGAAAACACGGTGCAGCGTGCGCTGGTGCTGCGCAATGGCCTGTTCATCCAGCCGCAGGACCTCGGCCTGGCGGCACCTGCGGCCGCATCGGTCCGAGTCGAAAAGCCGCTGACGCTCGCGGCCGAGAACGGCAAGGCAGCGCTGCGCGCCAGCGGCAAGTGGGCCGAGTACCAGCACGTGATCGACACCATTCGCCGCTTCGACGGCCACAAGACCAAGGCCGCCGCGAGCCTCGGCATGACCTCGCGCGCCTTGCGCTACCGCCTCAATGCGATGCGCGAGCAGGGCATCGAGCTGAATTTCTGA
- the fliN gene encoding flagellar motor switch protein FliN, translated as MNGHLSDNEFENLINEGDLSLDAVDAPALEAPAAAPAPRQDLSFFGKIPVNVTLEVASAEISLKELMECDTSSVIVLDKLAGEPLDVKVNGTLFAKAEVVVMNGNYGLRIVELSGTSLDAFAP; from the coding sequence ATGAACGGCCATCTTTCCGACAACGAATTCGAAAACCTCATCAACGAAGGCGACCTCAGCCTGGATGCGGTCGACGCTCCGGCGCTCGAGGCTCCGGCCGCCGCACCTGCACCGCGCCAGGATCTGAGCTTCTTCGGCAAGATCCCGGTGAACGTCACCCTCGAGGTTGCCTCCGCGGAAATCTCCCTCAAGGAGCTGATGGAGTGCGATACCAGCAGCGTGATCGTGCTCGACAAGCTGGCCGGCGAACCGCTGGACGTGAAGGTCAACGGTACCCTGTTCGCCAAGGCCGAGGTGGTGGTGATGAACGGCAACTACGGCCTGCGCATCGTCGAGCTGTCCGGCACCAGCCTGGACGCCTTCGCCCCATGA
- the fliP gene encoding flagellar type III secretion system pore protein FliP (The bacterial flagellar biogenesis protein FliP forms a type III secretion system (T3SS)-type pore required for flagellar assembly.), producing the protein MNLRRGLSLLGLLLIGLMPLAAQAAGGEITLFNLNDTENGQEFSVKLQILIIMTLLGFLPAMLMMMTCFTRFIIVLAILRQAIGLQQSPPNQVLIGIALIVTLLVMRPVWQEIHSQAYEPFQNDEITLEQALDSAKGSLAGFMLAQTNKNSLETMVALAGEQLPENLDELDFSLLLPAFVLSELKTAFQLGFMIFVPFLVIDLVVASVLMAMGMMMLSPMMISLPFKLMVFVLVDGWALLMGTLTTSIQPF; encoded by the coding sequence ATGAACCTGCGTCGCGGCCTGAGCCTGTTGGGCCTGCTGCTGATCGGGCTGATGCCTCTGGCAGCCCAGGCCGCCGGCGGCGAGATCACCCTGTTCAACCTGAACGATACCGAGAACGGCCAGGAATTCTCGGTGAAGCTGCAGATCCTCATCATCATGACCCTGCTCGGCTTCCTGCCGGCGATGCTGATGATGATGACCTGCTTCACCCGCTTCATCATCGTACTGGCCATCCTGCGCCAGGCCATCGGCTTGCAGCAGAGCCCGCCGAACCAGGTACTGATCGGCATCGCCCTGATCGTCACCCTGCTGGTGATGCGTCCGGTCTGGCAGGAAATCCACAGCCAGGCCTACGAGCCGTTCCAGAACGACGAGATCACCCTTGAACAGGCACTCGATTCGGCCAAGGGCAGCTTGGCCGGTTTCATGCTGGCGCAGACCAACAAGAACTCCCTGGAAACCATGGTGGCCCTGGCCGGCGAACAGCTGCCGGAAAACCTCGACGAGCTGGATTTCTCGCTGCTGCTGCCGGCGTTCGTGCTGAGCGAGCTGAAGACCGCGTTCCAGCTGGGCTTCATGATCTTCGTGCCGTTTCTGGTGATCGATCTGGTGGTGGCCAGCGTGCTGATGGCGATGGGCATGATGATGCTCTCACCGATGATGATTTCGTTGCCGTTCAAGCTGATGGTGTTCGTGCTGGTCGATGGCTGGGCGCTGTTGATGGGGACGTTGACCACCAGTATCCAGCCGTTTTAG